One genomic region from Magallana gigas chromosome 3, xbMagGiga1.1, whole genome shotgun sequence encodes:
- the LOC117686229 gene encoding intersectin-1-like: MSTVKEMLELLEVGTKMGMKDEALQQFVKDEQARMRDEREKHRVERQEERDQEERDRDFKLQMEKERAAREHDEREHARLREHDEREHARLIEEKRHQQKLEELELDHKLQLERSHMKPSVVTKEEKETSQVIKGPKLPPFEDSRDNIDAYIQRFEIYATTQKWNKDTWGTHLSALLKGKALDVFARLSPETALDFNELKNALLKRFDMTEDGFRKKFRFSKPDGSETFMQFSTRLDSYLERWIQLSKTNKTFDDLKDLFLREQFLLCCSKELALFLKERIPTSIQDMARYADQFAEARTVTSSSLTQKPLFDRLCLCFLLVHLYINF, translated from the coding sequence ATGTCTACTGTCAAGGAGATGCTGGAGCTACTTGAAGTGGGGACCAAGATGGGGATGAAGGATGAAGCCCTTCAACAATTCGTGAAGGACGAACAGGCCAGAATGCGGGACGAACGTGAGAAACATAGAGTCGAGAGACAGGAGGAGAGAGACCAGGAGGAGAGAGACCGCGACTTCAAACTACAGATGGAGAAAGAGCGCGCCGCAAGAGAACATGATGAGCGAGAGCACGCCCGATTGAGAGAACATGATGAGCGAGAGCACGCCCGATTGATAGAAGAAAAGAGACATCAGCAAAAACTAGAAGAACTGGAACTTGATCACAAACTGCAACTCGAGAGATCTCACATGAAGCCGAGTGTTGTGACTAAAGAGGAGAAAGAAACTTCTCAAGTGATAAAAGGACCAAAACTTCCTCCGTTTGAGGATTCGAGAGACAACATTGACGCGTACATTCAAAGATTTGAGATATACGCAACAACGCAGAAATGGAATAAAGACACGTGGGGGACTCATCTTAGCGCATTACTCAAAGGAAAGGCACTGGATGTGTTCGCAAGACTCTCACCCGAAACAGCACTTGATTTCAACGAGTTGAAGAACGCCCTGTTGAAACGATTTGACATGACGGAGGACGGTTTCCGCAAGAAGTTCCGATTTTCAAAACCAGACGGAAGTGaaacttttatgcaattttcTACCAGACTGGACAGTTACCTTGAGCGGTGGATTCAGCTGTCTAAGACTAACAAGACATTCGATGATCTGAAGGACTTGTTCTTACGTGAACAGTTTTTATTGTGTTGCTCGAAAGAACTTGCCTTATTCCTAAAGGAGAGGATTCCTACTTCGATCCAAGACATGGCGCGATACGCGGACCAGTTTGCTGAGGCCAGAACAGTGACATCCTCTTCACTTACGCAAAAACCGCTCTTTGACAGACTTTGCCTCTGCTTTCTTCTTgtacatctttatattaatttttaa